Sequence from the Streptomyces sp. R33 genome:
CGCTTCAGCGCAAGCTGCGCAGCGCCCAGAGCGATGTGAAGCGCGGCGAGGCGGCCCTGCGCAAGGTCACCGCCGAGATCGACGGGATCCGGGGTGAGGCGGCCGCGCACGTGGCGGCCGCCGAGAGCGAGACCCGGCGGCTCAAGTCCCGCCTCGCGGAGGTCGAGGCGGCGCTGGAGACCTCCCGCCGGGCCACCCGTGAGGGCCGCAGCGTCGAGGACATGCGGCTGCGGCTGCTGCTGGACACCGTGCTGGACGCGGCGCAGGGGCTGCGCCGGGAGCTGGCGCTGCCGCCGGTGTCGACGCGGCCGGCCGACACCGTGGACGCGGTGGAGCCGGGCCGGATGACCCCGAAGGACATCGCGGCGCGGGCCCTGTCGGAGACCGATCCGGCGCTGCTGGACCAGTTGTTGGCGCTGCCCCAGGCCCATCTGGTGGTCGACGGCTACAACGTGACGAAGACCGGCTATCCGACGATGCCGCTGGAGAAGCAGCGGCTGCGGCTGCTGGGCGGGCTGTCCATGCTGGCCGCGCAGACCGGCGCGGAGATGACCTGTGTCTTCGACGGCGCGGAACTGGCGGCCCCGGTGCTGCTCGCGCCGCCGCGCGGGGTACGGGTGCTGTTCTCCAAGCCCGGTGTCACGGCGGACGAGCTGATCCGCCAGCTGGTGCGCGCGGAGCCCCCCGGCCGGCCGGTGGTCGTGGTCTCCACGGACCGCGAGGTGGCCGACGGCGTGGCGAAGGCCGGAGCCCGGCCCGTAACGTCCGCTTTGTTGCTGAAGCGGCTTTCGCGCGTTTCGTAACTCCTCGACGGAATGCCCGATTTGGCCTGGCCAAGAGAGAACGTACCGTCAACTGCCCTGCACAGAGCGTGGGCTGTAGGTAAAGAACCTGGTCGGCAAGCGATTTTTTTCTCGACAGGATTTGAACTGATCACAGCGGGGTCACTAGGGTCTGTTCAAACCTTCGTGCGGTAGATCACTCATTCGGAGTGACGGCGGGGGTGTCGCCGAGTTGCGTTCCTTCGGCGGCTCTAGGAAGAAGGAGCTCGCCTTCGTGGCGTCCCACCGTCGACCCAAGCAGCCGACCCGCACTCGTGTGACCGTGCTCACCGCCACGGCCGCCGCGGCCGTCGCACTCTCCGCACACGGCGCCTCCGCCGCTCCGGCCCAGCCGAGCAAGGACGAGGTCAAGGCCAAGGTCGACGCCCTCTACGAAGAGGCGGAGCAGGCCACCGAGAAGTTCAACGGGGCCAAGGAGCGCCAGGAGAAGCTCGAGAAGGAGATAGGCCAGCTCCAGGACCAGGTCGCCCGCGGCCAGGACGAGCTCAACCAGCTGCGCACGACGCTGGGTTCGATGGCCAGCGCCCAGTACCGCACCGGCGGCATGGACCAGTCCGTCGCCCTCTTCCTCTCCGGCGACCCCGAGACCTACCTCGACAAGGCCTCCACCCTGGAGCAGTTGAGCGGCAAGCAGGTCGAAGCCGTCCAGAAGATCCAGGCCAAGCAGCGCGCGCTCGCGCAGCAGCGCCAGGAGGCCTCCGGCAAGCTCGCGGACCTCGACGCCACCCGCAAGGAACTCGGCGAGAAGAAGAAGGCCTCGCAGGACAAGCTCGCCGAGGCCCAGGCCCTCCTCAACACCCTGACCGCGCAGGAGCGCGCGGCCCTCAAGGACGAGGACACCCGCGCCAGCCGCAGCGACAGCGACCGCGCCGACCTCGGCAACGTCAAGGCCTCGGGCCGCGCCGGCGCCGCCCTCGCAGCCGCCAAGACCAAGCTGGGCAGCGCGTACGTCTCCGGCGCGACCGGCCCGAGCGCCTTCGACTGCTCGGGTCTGACCCAGTGGGCCTACAAGCAGGCCGGCGTCAGCATCACGCGCACCACCTACACCCAGGCCAACGACGGCACGCGCATCGGCAAGAGCCAGCTCCAGCCCGGCGACCTGGTGCTCTTCTACTCGGACCTGCACCACGTCGGTCTGTACGCGGGCAACGGCATGGTCCTGCACGCCTCCAACCCGCGCGGCGGCGTCAAGTACGAGTCCATCAACAACATGCCCTTCCAGTTCGGCGTCCGCATCGGCTGACGCCCGCTCACGGGACGCGCCGTGCACCGCCCATCCGGGCGAATTCCGCGGGCCCGCTGTGACCGCACGCCCCGCCGGTGACCTGCGTCTCCGGCGGGGCGTCGCTGTGTGTGGCCTCCGGCGGTCGTTGGCCGGTGTGTGGCCGCGCGGCTACTGTCTGCCAGCGCGGAACCCGGCACACGGCCGTCCACGGGGGACGGACCCGGTCCCGCGCAGCGGAAGGGAGCGGTTCCTCGTGGCGTCCCATCGCCGGCCCGGGCTCGGCAGTCTCGACCGGAACACCAAGGTCACCGTCCTCACCGCCGCCGTGGCCACCGCCGCGGCAGCCATGGCGGGGGCGGCGAATGCGGCCCCCGCGCAGCCGCAGGAGCCTCCGGCCGGCGCCCGCGCCCAGGTCGACCGGCTCTACGAGGAGGCCGAACAGGCCACCGAGCGCTACAACAAGGCGGGC
This genomic interval carries:
- a CDS encoding NYN domain-containing protein translates to MVEPASGAEPADAAGDAAEVLDRPLPEGVRRRVVALVSDAFGGLTIADLPAQLRQYARFTPTRRAKFAGNAMAAAVETDAVFRGRVAEKLREAQAELAGALESGAPPAAADPLDVAAAAYVLRPVGWVKLVASAGEEAQRADAERVGEETRREMERLREELAQARDLQRAGGEQVRAELDAARKEAESLQRKLRSAQSDVKRGEAALRKVTAEIDGIRGEAAAHVAAAESETRRLKSRLAEVEAALETSRRATREGRSVEDMRLRLLLDTVLDAAQGLRRELALPPVSTRPADTVDAVEPGRMTPKDIAARALSETDPALLDQLLALPQAHLVVDGYNVTKTGYPTMPLEKQRLRLLGGLSMLAAQTGAEMTCVFDGAELAAPVLLAPPRGVRVLFSKPGVTADELIRQLVRAEPPGRPVVVVSTDREVADGVAKAGARPVTSALLLKRLSRVS
- a CDS encoding NlpC/P60 family protein translates to MASHRRPKQPTRTRVTVLTATAAAAVALSAHGASAAPAQPSKDEVKAKVDALYEEAEQATEKFNGAKERQEKLEKEIGQLQDQVARGQDELNQLRTTLGSMASAQYRTGGMDQSVALFLSGDPETYLDKASTLEQLSGKQVEAVQKIQAKQRALAQQRQEASGKLADLDATRKELGEKKKASQDKLAEAQALLNTLTAQERAALKDEDTRASRSDSDRADLGNVKASGRAGAALAAAKTKLGSAYVSGATGPSAFDCSGLTQWAYKQAGVSITRTTYTQANDGTRIGKSQLQPGDLVLFYSDLHHVGLYAGNGMVLHASNPRGGVKYESINNMPFQFGVRIG